One Elephas maximus indicus isolate mEleMax1 chromosome 16, mEleMax1 primary haplotype, whole genome shotgun sequence DNA window includes the following coding sequences:
- the ZNF503 gene encoding zinc finger protein 503 — MSTAPSLSALRSSKHVGGSGGGGGGGGGSSSSSADPAWTSALSGNCSGPGPGPGPGSGSSAGSTKPFVHAVPPSDPLRQANRLPIKVLKMLTARTGHILHPEYLQPLPSTPVSPIELDAKKSPLALLAQTCSQIGKPDPSPSSKLSSVASNGGGAGSAGGGSGGDKDAKSGPLKLSDIGVEDKSSFKPYSKPGSDKKEPGGGGGGGGGGGGGGGGVSAEKSGFRVPSATCQPFTPRTGSPSSSASACSPGGMLTSAGGGPEGKDDKKDPDAGGGGNKGTGSASAEGGPAGLAHGRISCGGGINVEVNQHTDGGPGGKALGSDCGGSSGSSSGSGPNAPTSSSVLGSGLVAPVSPYKPGQTVFPLPPAGMTYPGSLAGAYAGYPPQFLPHGVALDPTKPGSLVGAQLAAAAAGSLGCSKPAGSSPLAGASPPSVMTASLCRDPYCLSYHCASHLAGAAAASASCAHDPAAAAAALKSGYPLVYPTHPLHGVHSSLTAAAAAGATPPSLAGHPLYPYGFMLPNDPLPHICNWVSANGPCDKRFATSEELLSHLRTHTAFPGTDKLLSGYPSSSSLASAAAAAMACHMHIPTSGAPGSPGTLALRSPHHALGLSSRYHPYSKSPLPTPGAPVPVPAATGPYYSPYALYGQRLTTASALGYQ; from the exons ATGAGCACAGCGCCCTCGCTTTCTGCCCTAAGAAGCAGTAAGCACgtcggcggcagcggcggcggcggcggcggcggcggcggcagcagcagcagcagtgcgGACCCTGCTTGGACCAGCGCGCTCTCTGGAAATTGctccggccccggccccggccccggccccggctcCGGCTCCTCGGCCGGCAGCACCAAGCCTTTTGTGCACGCCGTGCCCCCCTCCGACCCTTTGCGCCAGGCCAACCGCCTGCCCATTAAGGTGCTGAAGATGCTGACTGCACGGACTGGCCACATTTTGCATCCCGAATACCTTCAGCCCTTGCCTTCCACGCCGGTCAGCCCCATCGAG CTCGATGCCAAGAAGAGCCCGCTGGCGTTGTTGGCGCAAACATGCTCGCAGATCGGGAAGCCCGACCCCTCGCCTTCCTCCAAACTCTCCTCGGTCGCCTCAAATGGGGGCGGCGCGGGCAGTGCCGGCGGCGGCTCCGGGGGCGACAAGGACGCCAAGTCGGGCCCCCTCAAGCTGAGTGACATCGGTGTGGAGGACAAGTCGAGTTTCAAGCCGTACTCCAAACCCGGCTCGGATAAGAAGGAGCCAGGAGGCGGCGGCGGAGGAGGCGGGGGCGGCGGGGGCGGCGGTGGGGGGGTTTCGGCGGAGAAGTCGGGATTCCGAGTACCGAGCGCCACCTGCCAGCCATTCACGCCCAGGACAGGCAGCCCGAGCTCCAGCGCCTCGGCCTGCTCGCCGGGAGGCATGCTGACCTCGGCTGGGGGCGGCCCAGAGGGCAAGGACGACAAGAAGGACCCCGACGCGGGCGGCGGCGGCAACAAGGGGACCGGGAGCGCCTCGGCCGAAGGGGGTCCCGCGGGACTGGCGCACGGCCGGATTAGCTGCGGCGGCGGGATTAATGTGGAGGTGAACCAGCACACGGACGGGGGCCCAGGGGGCAAAGCTCTAGGCTCGGACTGCGGCGGCTCATCAGGCTCCAGCTCCGGCTCGGGCCCCAACGCGCCCACCTCCTCCTCGGTGCTGGGCTCCGGGCTGGTGGCGCCCGTGTCGCCCTACAAGCCgggccagacagtgtttcctCTGCCTCCCGCAGGCATGACCTACCCAGGCAGCCTGGCCGGGGCCTATGCCGGCTACCCGCCCCAGTTTCTGCCGCATGGCGTGGCGCTCGATCCCACCAAGCCGGGCAGCCTGGTGGGGGCCCAGCTGGCGGCGGCCGCGGCCGGCTCTCTGGGCTGCAGTAAGCCGGCTGGCTCCAGCCCCTTGGCCGGGGCGTCGCCGCCGTCTGTAATGACAGCCAGTTTGTGCCGGGACCCGTACTGCCTCAGCTACCACTGCGCCAGCCACCTGGCCGGGGCGGCGGCCGCCAGCGCATCGTGCGCGCACGATCCGGCCGCTGCGGCCGCGGCACTCAAGTCTGGATACCCGCTGGTGTACCCCACGCACCCGCTGCACGGTGTGCACTCGTCGCTAACCGCCGCCGCCGCAGCGGGCGCCACACCGCCCTCCCTGGCCGGCCATCCCCTCTACCCTTATGGCTTCATGCTTCCTAACGACCCGCTTCCCCACATCTGCAACTGGGTGTCGGCCAACGGGCCATGCGACAAGCGCTTCGCCACGTCCGAAGAGCTACTGAGCCACTTGCGGACGCATACGGCCTTCCCCGGGACGGACAAACTGCTGTCGGGCTACCCCAGCTCATCGTCTCTGGccagcgccgccgccgccgccatggCTTGTCACATGCACATCCCCACGTCGGGGGCGCCGGGCAGCCCCGGGACGCTGGCGCTGCGAAGCCCCCACCACGCGCTGGGCCTCAGTAGCCGATACCACCCCTACTCCAAGAGCCCGCTCCCCACGCCCGGCGCCCCGGTGCCGGTGCCCGCTGCCACCGGACCCTACTACTCTCCCTACGCCCTCTACGGACAGAGACTGACCACGGCCTCGGCTCTGGGATATCAGTGA